The region AATAGCGGGCGATATCGCTTAACCCGTCGGGGGCGGAAGGGTCATAGAAAGCATTTTCGTTCCCCCGGAAGAGGGACTGGTTGGTGTGCATGCCACTGCCGTTAATGCCGAAAACCGGCTTGGGCATGAACGTGGCATGCAAACCGTGCCGCTGGGCGATGGTACGTACCACAAATTTGAAGGTCACAATTTTATCGGCACAATCCAGGGCATCGGAATATTTAAAATCAATTTCATGCTGGCCGGGAGCCACCTCGTGGTGGGAGGCCTCAATTTCAAAACCCATTTCTTCCAGGGTAAGCACCATAGCCCGGCGGGCGTTTTCCCCCAGATCCACGGGGCTGAGGTCGAAGTAACCGGCCTTATCGTGGGTGCGCAGGGTGGGACGTCCCTCGGAATCCACCTGGAAAAGGAAAAATTCCAGCTCCGGTCCCACATTCATGGTAAAGCCCATTTCCGCCGCCTGGGCCAGCACCCGCTTGAGGGTGTTGCGGGGGCAACCGGCATAAGGAGTGCCGTCGGGATTATAGACATCGCACATGAGGCGTGCCACGGCACCGTCCCGGGGCCGCCAGGGGAATACGGCAAAGGTTCTGGGATCGGGACGAAGGTACATATCCGACTCTTCAATGCGGGTAAATCCATGTATAGAAGAGCCGTCAAACATCAACTCCCCATCCAGGGCCTTTTCCAGTTGTTCCACGGTGATGGCCATATTTTTGAGCACACCGAGAATATCGGTAAACTGCAGGCGGATGAACTTTACACCCAGCTCCCTTGCCTTGGCCAGCACTTCTTTTTTGATTGCCTCGTCCATAAAACAACCACCTTCTTGAAATTTTTCAAAATGGAAAGGCGCCCCAGGGGAATAGTTCATGCTTAATTCCCCACAGGGCGCCTTTG is a window of Desulfofundulus luciae DNA encoding:
- the glnA gene encoding type I glutamate--ammonia ligase — protein: MDEAIKKEVLAKARELGVKFIRLQFTDILGVLKNMAITVEQLEKALDGELMFDGSSIHGFTRIEESDMYLRPDPRTFAVFPWRPRDGAVARLMCDVYNPDGTPYAGCPRNTLKRVLAQAAEMGFTMNVGPELEFFLFQVDSEGRPTLRTHDKAGYFDLSPVDLGENARRAMVLTLEEMGFEIEASHHEVAPGQHEIDFKYSDALDCADKIVTFKFVVRTIAQRHGLHATFMPKPVFGINGSGMHTNQSLFRGNENAFYDPSAPDGLSDIARYYIGGLMKHARALAAITNPTVNSYKRLVPGYEAPVYIAWSGRNRSPLIRIPAKRGMSTRIELRNPDPSCNPYLALAVCLAAGLDGIRNRIEPPPPCDRNIYEMTAAERRELGIESLPASLEEALQELAGDEVIRGALGEDIYTKFVEAKQKEWENYRVQVHPWEIEEYLTKF